In the Periophthalmus magnuspinnatus isolate fPerMag1 chromosome 4, fPerMag1.2.pri, whole genome shotgun sequence genome, one interval contains:
- the slc30a7 gene encoding zinc transporter 7 isoform X2 has protein sequence MLPLSIKDDEYKPAKFNLLLKISGWFRSILADKTSRNLFFFLCLNLSFAFVELAYGLWSNSLGLISDSFHMFFDCTALLAGLAASVISRWRSNDSFSYGYVRAEVLAGFVNGLFLIFTAFFIFSEGVERALEPPDVHHERLLPVSIAGLLVNLVGIFVFQHGGHGHSHGGDGEGHGHSHDHHEEHGHSHSHGGHGHSHDDHQCHDEPLTPGKGSSKQILQGVLLHIIADTLGSIGVIISAILMQKYDLMIADPICSMLIALLIGVSVVPLLKESIGILMQRTPPSLDHALPECYQRVQQLQGVYNLQDPHFWTLCTDVYIGTIKLLVSPDADTRWIQSQAHNIFTQAGVRQLYVQIDIAAM, from the exons ATGTTACCGCTCTCCATCAAAGACGACGAGTACAAACCAGCCAAGTTCAACCTGCTGCTCAAGATTTCAGGATGGTTcag GTCCATCCTCGCAGACAAAACCTCCAGGAATCTGTTCTTTTTCCTGTGTCTGAATCTGTCCTTCGCCTTCGTGGAGCTGGCCTACGGGCTGTGGAGTAACAG TTTAGGTCTGATCTCGGACTCGTTCCACATGTTCTTCGACTGCACGGCGCTTTTGGCCGGACTCGCCGCGTCTGTGATCTCACGCTGGAGGTCCAACGACAGCTTCTCCTACGG ATACGTGAGGGCGGAGGTTCTCGCCGGATTTGTAAACGGGCTGTTCCTGATCTTCACGGCGTTCTTCATTTTCTCTGAAGGAGTCGAG AGAGCTCTGGAGCCTCCCGACGTCCACCACGAGCggctgctgcccgtgtccatcGCCGGACTCCTGGTCAATCTCGTGGGAATCTTTGTGTTTCAGCACGGAGGACACGGACACTCGCACGGAGGAGACGGAG aggggcacgGACACTCGCACGACCATCACGAGGAACACGGCCACTCGCACAGTCACGGAGGACACGGCCACAGCCACGACGACCACCAGTGCCACG atgaACCTCTGACACCAGGAAAAGGCTCCAGCAAACAGATTCTACAAG GCGTCCTGCTGCACATCATCGCGGACACGCTGGGCAGTATCGGAGTCATTATTTCGGCCATTTTGATGCAAAAATATGACCTGATGATCGCAGACCCCATCTGCTCCATGCTCATCGCTCTGCTCATCGGAGTCAG TGTGGTGCCGCTGCTCAAAGAGTCCATCGGAATCCTCATGCAGAGAACGCCGCCATCTTTAGACCACGCCCTCCCCGAGTGCTATCAAAGA GTGCAGCAGCTCCAGGGCGTGTATAACCTACAGGACCCACACTTCTGGACTCTCTGCACAGACGTTTACATCGGCACCATCAAACTCCTCGTGTCTCCAGACGCCGACACAAGATGGATACAGAGCCAagcacacaacatatttacacag gCGGGCGTCCGACAGCTCTACGTTCAGATCGATATTGCCGCCatgtga
- the slc30a7 gene encoding zinc transporter 7 isoform X1, translating to MLPLSIKDDEYKPAKFNLLLKISGWFRSILADKTSRNLFFFLCLNLSFAFVELAYGLWSNSLGLISDSFHMFFDCTALLAGLAASVISRWRSNDSFSYGYVRAEVLAGFVNGLFLIFTAFFIFSEGVERALEPPDVHHERLLPVSIAGLLVNLVGIFVFQHGGHGHSHGGDGGHGHSHSLFNGSLSHAHSEKHGGHGGHGHSHGGGGGGEGHGHSHDHHEEHGHSHSHGGHGHSHDDHQCHDEPLTPGKGSSKQILQGVLLHIIADTLGSIGVIISAILMQKYDLMIADPICSMLIALLIGVSVVPLLKESIGILMQRTPPSLDHALPECYQRVQQLQGVYNLQDPHFWTLCTDVYIGTIKLLVSPDADTRWIQSQAHNIFTQAGVRQLYVQIDIAAM from the exons ATGTTACCGCTCTCCATCAAAGACGACGAGTACAAACCAGCCAAGTTCAACCTGCTGCTCAAGATTTCAGGATGGTTcag GTCCATCCTCGCAGACAAAACCTCCAGGAATCTGTTCTTTTTCCTGTGTCTGAATCTGTCCTTCGCCTTCGTGGAGCTGGCCTACGGGCTGTGGAGTAACAG TTTAGGTCTGATCTCGGACTCGTTCCACATGTTCTTCGACTGCACGGCGCTTTTGGCCGGACTCGCCGCGTCTGTGATCTCACGCTGGAGGTCCAACGACAGCTTCTCCTACGG ATACGTGAGGGCGGAGGTTCTCGCCGGATTTGTAAACGGGCTGTTCCTGATCTTCACGGCGTTCTTCATTTTCTCTGAAGGAGTCGAG AGAGCTCTGGAGCCTCCCGACGTCCACCACGAGCggctgctgcccgtgtccatcGCCGGACTCCTGGTCAATCTCGTGGGAATCTTTGTGTTTCAGCACGGAGGACACGGACACTCGCACGGAGGAGACGGAG GTCACGGTCACAGTCACTCTCTGTTCAACGGCAGCTTGAGCCACGCCCACTCGGAGAAGCACGGGGGACACGGGGGACACGGACACTcacacggaggaggaggaggaggagaggggcacgGACACTCGCACGACCATCACGAGGAACACGGCCACTCGCACAGTCACGGAGGACACGGCCACAGCCACGACGACCACCAGTGCCACG atgaACCTCTGACACCAGGAAAAGGCTCCAGCAAACAGATTCTACAAG GCGTCCTGCTGCACATCATCGCGGACACGCTGGGCAGTATCGGAGTCATTATTTCGGCCATTTTGATGCAAAAATATGACCTGATGATCGCAGACCCCATCTGCTCCATGCTCATCGCTCTGCTCATCGGAGTCAG TGTGGTGCCGCTGCTCAAAGAGTCCATCGGAATCCTCATGCAGAGAACGCCGCCATCTTTAGACCACGCCCTCCCCGAGTGCTATCAAAGA GTGCAGCAGCTCCAGGGCGTGTATAACCTACAGGACCCACACTTCTGGACTCTCTGCACAGACGTTTACATCGGCACCATCAAACTCCTCGTGTCTCCAGACGCCGACACAAGATGGATACAGAGCCAagcacacaacatatttacacag gCGGGCGTCCGACAGCTCTACGTTCAGATCGATATTGCCGCCatgtga